Part of the Zea mays cultivar B73 chromosome 4, Zm-B73-REFERENCE-NAM-5.0, whole genome shotgun sequence genome is shown below.
GGTGGGGAGCGAAATCACCGGGCTTCCCCTAGCGAGGGCCCTCGCCGGGAAGCGTGGTCAGCAAAGAACAAAAAAAATTCGCCCATCGCATGGGCGATTCGGCCCGGTGGCCTGCGCTTGGGCCGAGATCCTGCGCTTGGGCCGATATCCTGCGCTGCCAAAGGAGCACTCACGGAAGGGAGTATCCCTCGTCTTTTTGCGGACGGTTGAGTTATCGTAGGAGGGTTTCGAGGAAGTTCTCTTTCTTTCCAAGTGGTCACGATTGCCAATGGTTTTACTAAACTGTGGATCTTGAATCTTTGACCGACCAGATGCAATTTCCAGGCTACCAATATCGATGAAAGTTTATGATTTTTGCCCAAAGTTTGGCACATAATTCAAGCAAAATTACGTTCATAGCTACTTTGCTGGCGTATTGCAGCCTTGGGCAGCAACACCGTTATCGAATTGGCTCTCTTCAACTTGTTATCTGTTCTGTCCGAAACGTAGCCCCCCTCCCCAGCTCCATGTACCACTTCCGAGTCAGTAAGGACCTTGTTTGGAAAAAGCAGAAACTTTTTATCAATTTCATATAAACTTTTATCAGAGACAGAGCAGCACTCTCTGTTTCTCAAGTTGAATAATATACAACAATGGACCACGACAAAAAAACCATTCAAGAAGAGCCTGAAACGAGTAGGTCACGGCCCTCGATCTTGTCAGCAGCGCGCTGCAAAAGCTATACAGCGGGCGGCTAGGCTAGCACTCAGCATCTTTATACTCTCATCTCATCGTATCTTCCTATACCTCCCGCCTCATCCGGATGCAAAGCAAGACAGCTATCCAGCTTTCGTGTCGATGGGTAGGGAGGGGCGCGCTCACGGACACGGAGTCGTAGTGGTAGTGGTAGTCTATGGACAGCAACACCAGAGTCAGATCTGCAAATTTGTGCTGAAGCTGATGCTCCTGGGATATCCGCCATGGCGCACAAGCTCTGCGCCGCCGCCGTTGTGGCTGCTCGCCGGGGCGACGTCTGTGGATGACGATTTCGTTGGAGCGCTAGCGCTGCCGACGGCGTCACTGCTCTCTAGCGGGCTCTTGGAGTTGGACGTCAGGTATGGCTCGACGCTAGCCACTCTGCGGAGAgaaacaaggaggatgaagactaGTGTCCTGACGCAGGGATCGGTCAGATGTCGACGACAACAAGCTTGAGCAGAGCATATACACCATAGAAAGTATACCAAGGCACAGTCCATACCTTTCCTTTCGCTTCTCCAAGAACCGGGCGAGCGACGCTTTCCGAGCTTGAGGGACAGCtagaacaaacaaacaaacaaaacacGGGTAAATCAAACGTGTCGCACGAACGGTTTCAGCACTTGCAAGCGAGCGAGAGGTATGTATATAGGTAGTACCTCTTGGCGTAACAGCTGCAGCAGCACTTGCAGCTGCCAACTGCCGGGACGACGAGACTGTCTGGCTGGTAGGAGCAGCAGCAGGCTTGGAACCGCAGGCCTCTGTAGCGCAGTGAGACGTGCTCCTGGAGGGAGCCACGGCTTGCGGCACGACGATGCGGACTGGGCTTGCAGTTGCCGCGCTTGATAGATGCGGCACGCAGGGCTCCGGTTTCTGAACTGCGATCTGTCTAGCACCAGGGAAGACCTCGGCCACGTTGACCTTGGCAGGGGCAGGGGCAGGAACAGGCGGCGAGTCCGGCTCACTTGACGGGGTAGCACCAGGAACAGACGCCCTGCTGGCCAGCATCATGAGCTCTTTAGCCTGTCACCGGGACAGCGATCAGCAGATGCAGCCGATGGAACGTACTGCAGTGACGAGCGATCCAAGTGTTCAGTTCGTCGCAAAAGGGTAGAGCATTGCATACCTTGTCGACCGGGACGTTGTCGAAAACATTCACCGAGCCGTTGTAGAATATCGTGAGCTGCGTCGAGGCCTGGTTCCGTGGGTTCCTAACAAGGAGGAAGGTCGATCAACCGTCGATCAACATGTCGACAGGGAGGGAGGGAAGGAACTGCCGATCGATACCTCGCCCCGTACACGCCGGCCGTAGAGCCGCCAAACCCGTTGTTGCTCATGGTGAAAGGCTGCTGCTGGTTGTGGAAGCTCTGCGACACTGATGACCTGACCATCAGGTTGGCCTGATGGAACGGCACAGGGTGGCGCACCGACACCGGCTGCACTAGCCTgcatccaccaccaccaccaccagggaGAC
Proteins encoded:
- the LOC100285509 gene encoding Protein TIFY 6a; this translates as MERDFLGAIDRAWKCGEAAKEESRSEPDSPAATRWQFAARSGVAPAFMSFRTEATGEGSEAFSVSELRPAGDAFDGIKKQSSMLSIYQQQRQFGHNSSQATAQQQYPAAAHRQRSQVADYGAAAPHRLPGGGGGGCRLVQPVSVRHPVPFHQANLMVRSSVSQSFHNQQQPFTMSNNGFGGSTAGVYGARNPRNQASTQLTIFYNGSVNVFDNVPVDKAKELMMLASRASVPGATPSSEPDSPPVPAPAPAKVNVAEVFPGARQIAVQKPEPCVPHLSSAATASPVRIVVPQAVAPSRSTSHCATEACGSKPAAAPTSQTVSSSRQLAAASAAAAVTPRAVPQARKASLARFLEKRKERVASVEPYLTSNSKSPLESSDAVGSASAPTKSSSTDVAPASSHNGGGAELVRHGGYPRSISFSTNLQI